The Syngnathoides biaculeatus isolate LvHL_M chromosome 6, ASM1980259v1, whole genome shotgun sequence genome has a window encoding:
- the rapsn gene encoding 43 kDa receptor-associated protein of the synapse isoform X2: MNIFMRHLSTEMGQDQTKQQIEKGLRLYQSNQTDKALHVWTKVLEKTSDPGGKFRVLGCLITAHSEMGKYKDMLKYALDQIDTAREMEDPDYLTEGYLNLARSNEKLCDFHKTVSYCKTCLNMQGTTVSLQLNGQVCLSMGNAFLGLSLFQQALESYEKALRYAHNNDDKMLECRVCCSLGNIYIHLKDYEKALFFPCKAAELVNDYGKGWSLKYRAMSQYHMSVAYRKLERLPDAMECCEESMKIALQHGDRPLQALCLLNFADIHRYRRDFDKAFPRYESALGIMTEVGNRLGQAHVHLAVAKCWLLMKEYVKALDSLERAQALADGMGNKLCTMKVHCLREGIYRSQGRQEELREQVVKFLQCVEELELYCGMCGESIGDRDQKLQALPCSHIFHLKCLQTNGTKGCPKCFKNSMKPGFV; this comes from the exons atgaatatttttatgagGCACCTCAGTACAGAGATGGGCCAGGACCAAACCAAGCAACAGATAGAGAAAGGACTGAGGTTGTACCAGTCCAATCAGACTGACAAAGCTCTGCACGTGTGGACAAAGGTTTTGGAGAAAACCTCAGATCCGGGAGGGAAGTTTCGGGTTTTGGGATGCTTGATCACAGCTCACTCGGAAATGGGAAAATATAAAGATATGCTCAAG TACGCCTTGGATCAAATCGACACAGCCAGAGAAATGGAGGACCCGGATTACCTGACCGAGGGTTACCTGAACTTGGCGCGCAGCAACGAGAAGCTGTGCGACTTCCACAAAACGGTCTCGTACTGTAAGACCTGCTTAAACATGCAGGGCACCACGGTCAGCCTGCAGCTCAATGGTCAGGTATGTCTCAGCATGGGCAATGCGTTCCTGGGCCTCAGCCTCTTCCAGCAAGCTCTGGAGAGCTACGAGAAGGCCCTGCGCTACGCACACAACAACGACGACAAGATGCTGGAGTGCAGAGTCTGCTGCAGCCTGGGAAACATTTATATCCATCTGAAG GACTACGAAAAAGCCCTGTTCTTCCCCTGCAAAGCAGCCGAACTTGTCAACGACTACGGCAAAGGTTGGAGCCTCAAGTATCGAGCTATGAGCCAGTACCACATGTCGGTGGCCTACAGGAAACTGGAGCGTCTGCCGGACGCCATGGAGTGCTGTGAG GAATCAATGAAAATTGCTCTGCAGCACGGTGACCGTCCTCTGCAGGCTCTGTGCTTGCTGAACTTTGCAGACATACACCGCTATAGACGTGACTTTGAT AAAGCATTCCCTCGTTACGAGTCGGCATTGGGTATCATGACTGAGGTTGGGAATCGACTTGGACAAGCCCACGTGCACCTGGCAGTAGCAAAGTGTTGGCTTCTGATGAAGGAATATGTTAAG GCTCTGGATTCCTTAGAGCGAGCACAGGCCCTGGCAGATGGAATGGGAAACAAG CTGTGCACAATGAAGGTCCATTGTCTGAGGGAAGGCATCTACAGGAGTCAGGGCAGACAGGAAGAGCTGCGTGAGCAGGTGGTGAAGTTCCTGCAGTGCGTGGAGGAGTTGGAGCTCTACTGCGGCATGTGTGGGGAGTCCATCGGGGACAGGGACCAAAAGCTGCAGGCCTTGCCCTGTTCCCACATTTTCCACCTCAA GTGTTTGCAGACAAATGGGACAAAAGGCTGTCCCAAGTGTTTCAAAAACTCCATGAAGCCAGGGTTCGTGTGA
- the rapsn gene encoding 43 kDa receptor-associated protein of the synapse isoform X1 gives MNIFMRHLSTEMGQDQTKQQIEKGLRLYQSNQTDKALHVWTKVLEKTSDPGGKFRVLGCLITAHSEMGKYKDMLKYALDQIDTAREMEDPDYLTEGYLNLARSNEKLCDFHKTVSYCKTCLNMQGTTVSLQLNGQVCLSMGNAFLGLSLFQQALESYEKALRYAHNNDDKMLECRVCCSLGNIYIHLKDYEKALFFPCKAAELVNDYGKGWSLKYRAMSQYHMSVAYRKLERLPDAMECCEESMKIALQHGDRPLQALCLLNFADIHRYRRDFDKAFPRYESALGIMTEVGNRLGQAHVHLAVAKCWLLMKEYVKALDSLERAQALADGMGNKVRDVLQTYGKTIHSGLHVPLMTLLCLWTKLCTMKVHCLREGIYRSQGRQEELREQVVKFLQCVEELELYCGMCGESIGDRDQKLQALPCSHIFHLKCLQTNGTKGCPKCFKNSMKPGFV, from the exons atgaatatttttatgagGCACCTCAGTACAGAGATGGGCCAGGACCAAACCAAGCAACAGATAGAGAAAGGACTGAGGTTGTACCAGTCCAATCAGACTGACAAAGCTCTGCACGTGTGGACAAAGGTTTTGGAGAAAACCTCAGATCCGGGAGGGAAGTTTCGGGTTTTGGGATGCTTGATCACAGCTCACTCGGAAATGGGAAAATATAAAGATATGCTCAAG TACGCCTTGGATCAAATCGACACAGCCAGAGAAATGGAGGACCCGGATTACCTGACCGAGGGTTACCTGAACTTGGCGCGCAGCAACGAGAAGCTGTGCGACTTCCACAAAACGGTCTCGTACTGTAAGACCTGCTTAAACATGCAGGGCACCACGGTCAGCCTGCAGCTCAATGGTCAGGTATGTCTCAGCATGGGCAATGCGTTCCTGGGCCTCAGCCTCTTCCAGCAAGCTCTGGAGAGCTACGAGAAGGCCCTGCGCTACGCACACAACAACGACGACAAGATGCTGGAGTGCAGAGTCTGCTGCAGCCTGGGAAACATTTATATCCATCTGAAG GACTACGAAAAAGCCCTGTTCTTCCCCTGCAAAGCAGCCGAACTTGTCAACGACTACGGCAAAGGTTGGAGCCTCAAGTATCGAGCTATGAGCCAGTACCACATGTCGGTGGCCTACAGGAAACTGGAGCGTCTGCCGGACGCCATGGAGTGCTGTGAG GAATCAATGAAAATTGCTCTGCAGCACGGTGACCGTCCTCTGCAGGCTCTGTGCTTGCTGAACTTTGCAGACATACACCGCTATAGACGTGACTTTGAT AAAGCATTCCCTCGTTACGAGTCGGCATTGGGTATCATGACTGAGGTTGGGAATCGACTTGGACAAGCCCACGTGCACCTGGCAGTAGCAAAGTGTTGGCTTCTGATGAAGGAATATGTTAAG GCTCTGGATTCCTTAGAGCGAGCACAGGCCCTGGCAGATGGAATGGGAAACAAGGTTCGAGATGTTCTTCAGACATATGGTAAAACCATCCACAGTGGTCTACATGTTCCACTGATGACCTTGTTGTGTTTGTGGACAAAGCTGTGCACAATGAAGGTCCATTGTCTGAGGGAAGGCATCTACAGGAGTCAGGGCAGACAGGAAGAGCTGCGTGAGCAGGTGGTGAAGTTCCTGCAGTGCGTGGAGGAGTTGGAGCTCTACTGCGGCATGTGTGGGGAGTCCATCGGGGACAGGGACCAAAAGCTGCAGGCCTTGCCCTGTTCCCACATTTTCCACCTCAA GTGTTTGCAGACAAATGGGACAAAAGGCTGTCCCAAGTGTTTCAAAAACTCCATGAAGCCAGGGTTCGTGTGA
- the ighmbp2 gene encoding DNA-binding protein SMUBP-2 isoform X1, whose protein sequence is MAVENFVSTTLELLQEEREAEIEETRVWKENISHKELQNKGVCLLKLHIGSQSTGLYGRTVIVLEPRKHLGFSSLPSNSFGPGDIVGLYDSGEFSGTSQISTGIVTRVSQASISVAFDNSNDGLSFDTEALYSLLKLANDVTYNRMKRALHVLNGYKNGPSANLISVLFGEAKPSSHSQPQDVKFFNSNLDDSQKEAVTFALSQRELAVIHGPPGTGKTTTVVEIILQAIKQGQKVLCCAPSNVAVDNLVERLARCKAKILRLGHPARVLESIQKHSLDAILANSDSTNIITDIRREIDKAFLGIKKKNEKGDRVNYRRELGELRKELKTREATAITQILKSADVVLSTNTGACDDGPLKFLPAEHFDWVVIDECAQSLESSCWISLLRARKCILSGDYKQLPPTIKSHTAASKGLSLSLMERLIQMYGDSVVRMLTVQYRMNSAIMDWASKEMYQGRLTAHSSVESHLLKDLPGVTCVEETRTALLLIDTSGCGLTEMEIAEEQSKGNQGEVDIVALHIKALTEAGVNAKDIAVIAPYNLQVDLLRQKLSARHPDLEIKSVDGFQGREKDAVVLSLVRSNRKGEVGFLAEDRRINVAVTRARRHVAIVCDTQTVQNHAFLKTLIHHVTECGEVRTAFEYLQDIVPQNYSRDHKDTKPCNLTSQNVEGKKIKAVQKKTNGSNTKNSKKHDKTLKPCLSELAEEEKMKNRQSEIREMVENFLKNLSQSELDFPPSFNSHDRLLVHQIAEELGLAHLSKGEGKDRYITVSKHLSSKPDQPTEQETEEKEQESDKREGAAVYQEQDIPQPSSKESSQPPLDLKKLHLERMKREQQKRGEKAEQKKQQTILVVTKKSTAIKGKKRTKASACDIAASSSPGDDFDALISAVVKADSVCSFIKCKASVVTLGQLCLFCKRQYCLSHHIPEVHGCGEQAKIQARMRISKEGILYAGSGTKEKSMDPNKKAYLHRKLDSKLKDMATQRKTKNKDKDG, encoded by the exons ATGGCAGTTGAAAATTTTGTTTCTACGACATTGGAGCTTCTGCAAGAAGAGAGGGAAGCTGAAATAGAGGaaaccag GGTGTGGAAAGAGAATATTTCACACAAAGAGCTTCAAAACAAAGGAGTGTGCCTGCTTAAACTTCACATAGGAAGCCAGTCCACTGGCCTCTATGGTCGAACAGTAATAGTCCTAGAGCCAAGAAAGCATCTTGGATTCTCATCTCTTCCCAGCAATAGCTTTGGACCTG GGGATATAGTTGGGTTATATGACTCCGGTGAATTCAGTGGGACATCTCAGATCAGCACCGGCATTGTGACACGAGTCAGCCAGGCCTCAATAAGTGTGGCTTTTGACAATTCAAACGATGGGCTCAGTTTTGATACGGAGGCTTTATACAGCCTCTTAAAGTTGGCAAATGACGTGACTTATAATCGAATGAAAAG GGCTTTACATGTGTTGAATGGATACAAAAATGGACCATCTGCAAATCTGATCAGTGTTCTCTTTGGAGAAGCCAAACCTTCTTCTCATTCTCAGCCAC AGGACGTCAAATTCTTTAACTCCAACCTGGATGATTCTCAGAAAGAAGCAGTGACTTTTGCTCTATCTCAGAGAGAACTAGCAGTGATTCATGGTCCTCCAGGCACTGGGAAAACCACCACTGTAGTGGAGATCATTCTTCAAGCTATCAAACAAGGCcaaaag GTCTTGTGCTGTGCCCCGTCAAATGTGGCGGTGGATAATTTGGTTGAGAGATTAGCCCGGTGTAAGGCCAAAATTCTGAGGCTTGGTCACCCAGccagagtgctggagtctatacAAAAGCATTCACTGGATGCCATCCTCGCTAACAGTGACAGTACCAACATCATCACTGACATACGCAGAGAAATTGACAAAGCTTTT CTgggaataaaaaagaaaaatgaaaaaggagacCGCGTGAACTACAGGAGGGAACTAGGCGAACTAAGAAAAGAGCTGAAAACCAGGGAAGCAACGGCCATCACCCAGATTCTTAAAAGCGCCGATGTTGTCCTATCAACCAATACAG GTGCATGTGACGACGGGCCTCTAAAATTCCTGCCAGCGGAGCATTTTGATTGGGTGGTGATTGATGAGTGCGCTCAGTCACTGGAGAGCAGCTGCTGGATTAGCCTGCTCCGAGCACGCAAGTGCATTCTGTCCGGAGACTACAAGCAGTTACCGCCTACCATTAAATCACACAC GGCAGCTTCAAAAGGCTTGTCTCTTAGTCTAATGGAGAGACTCATCCAGATGTACGGAGACTCAGTTGTGCGAATGCTCACAGTCCAGTACCGCATGAACAGTGCCATCATGGACTGGGCGTCCAAAGAGATGTACCAAGGAAGACTGACGGCACACAGCTCAGTGGAATCACACTTGTTGAA AGATCTGCCTGGGGTCACCTGTGTCGAAGAAACCAGGACAGCTCTTCTTCTCATCGATACATCTGGCTGCGGTCTGACAGAAATGGAGATCGCAGAAGAGCAATCCAAAGGCAACCAAG GTGAGGTGGACATCGTAGCTCTGCACATTAAAGCCTTGACTGAGGCTGGGGTGAATGCCAAAGACATAGCTGTTATTGCGCCGTACAATTTGCAA GTTGACCTTTTGCGTCAGAAACTTTCTGCAAGGCATCCAGATCTGGAAATCAAGTCAGTGGATGGCTTTCAAGGCAGAGAGAAAGACGCTGTGGTTTTGTCTTTAGTCCGCTCCAATAGAAAAG GTGAAGTCGGATTTCTGGCGGAGGACAGAAGGATAAACGTGGCTGTGACACGTGCGAGACGTCACGTCGCCATCGTGTGTGACACCCAGACTGTTCAAAATCATGCTTTCCTTAAGACTCTGATCCATCATGTCACCGAATGTGGGGAGGTACGGACAGCATTTGAGTACCTACAAGACATTGTCCCACAGAATTACAGTCGtgaccacaaagacacaaagccTTGCAATTTGACCTCACAAAATGTTgagggaaagaaaataaaagcggttcagaagaaaacaaatggaagtaacacaaaaaatagtaaaaaacaCGACAAAACTCTAAAGCCATGTTTGTCGGAGCTCGCTGAggaggaaaagatgaagaaccGACAAAGTGAAATCAGAGAGATGGTGGAAAACTTTCTGAAGAACCTCAGTCAGAGTGAACTAGATTTTCCACCGTCATTCAACTCTCATGACCGCTTGTTGGTGCACCAGATCGCTGAAGAGCTGGGCCTTGCGCACCTGAGTAAAGGCGAGGGGAAAGACAGGTATATCACCGTCTCCAAGCATCTGAGTTCAAAACCAGATCAGCCAACAGAACAAGAGACTGAGGAAAAGGAGCAGGAAAGCGACAAACGTGAGGGAGCTGCAGTTTATCAAGAACAGGACATTCCTCAACCATCCTCAAAAGAATCAAGTCAACCTCCATTAGATcttaaaaaattacatttggagCGAATGAAGAGGGAACAACAGAAAAGGGGAGAAAAGGCTgaacaaaagaagcagcagaCCATTTTGGTTGTTACAAAGAAGTCCACAGCCATTAAAG GAAAGAAGCGAACAAAAGCAAGTGCATGCGACATCGCGGCATCCTCTTCTCCAGGCGACGACTTTGACGCCCTCATCAGTGCCGTGGTGAAGGCAGACAGTGTATGCAGTTTTATCAAGTGTAAAGCCTCCGTGGTAACTCTTGGACAGCTTTGTCTTTTCTGCAAAAGGCAATATTGTCTCAGTCACCACATACCAGAG GTTCATGGCTGTGGAGAGCAAGCAAAGATTCAGGCTCGAATGAGAATAAGCAAGGAGGGAATTCTTTACGCCGGTAGCGGGACGAAAGAAAAATCCATGGACCCCAACAAGAAAGCTTATCTACACAGAAAACTGGACTCTAAACTTAAAGATATGGCAAcacagaggaaaacaaaaaacaaagacaaggaTGGTTAA
- the ighmbp2 gene encoding DNA-binding protein SMUBP-2 isoform X2, with translation MYCMHGGYRRSSPPCSNEDVKFFNSNLDDSQKEAVTFALSQRELAVIHGPPGTGKTTTVVEIILQAIKQGQKVLCCAPSNVAVDNLVERLARCKAKILRLGHPARVLESIQKHSLDAILANSDSTNIITDIRREIDKAFLGIKKKNEKGDRVNYRRELGELRKELKTREATAITQILKSADVVLSTNTGACDDGPLKFLPAEHFDWVVIDECAQSLESSCWISLLRARKCILSGDYKQLPPTIKSHTAASKGLSLSLMERLIQMYGDSVVRMLTVQYRMNSAIMDWASKEMYQGRLTAHSSVESHLLKDLPGVTCVEETRTALLLIDTSGCGLTEMEIAEEQSKGNQGEVDIVALHIKALTEAGVNAKDIAVIAPYNLQVDLLRQKLSARHPDLEIKSVDGFQGREKDAVVLSLVRSNRKGEVGFLAEDRRINVAVTRARRHVAIVCDTQTVQNHAFLKTLIHHVTECGEVRTAFEYLQDIVPQNYSRDHKDTKPCNLTSQNVEGKKIKAVQKKTNGSNTKNSKKHDKTLKPCLSELAEEEKMKNRQSEIREMVENFLKNLSQSELDFPPSFNSHDRLLVHQIAEELGLAHLSKGEGKDRYITVSKHLSSKPDQPTEQETEEKEQESDKREGAAVYQEQDIPQPSSKESSQPPLDLKKLHLERMKREQQKRGEKAEQKKQQTILVVTKKSTAIKGKKRTKASACDIAASSSPGDDFDALISAVVKADSVCSFIKCKASVVTLGQLCLFCKRQYCLSHHIPEVHGCGEQAKIQARMRISKEGILYAGSGTKEKSMDPNKKAYLHRKLDSKLKDMATQRKTKNKDKDG, from the exons ATGTACTGTATGCATGGTGGATATAGAAGGTCAAGTCCACCCTGTTCCAATG AGGACGTCAAATTCTTTAACTCCAACCTGGATGATTCTCAGAAAGAAGCAGTGACTTTTGCTCTATCTCAGAGAGAACTAGCAGTGATTCATGGTCCTCCAGGCACTGGGAAAACCACCACTGTAGTGGAGATCATTCTTCAAGCTATCAAACAAGGCcaaaag GTCTTGTGCTGTGCCCCGTCAAATGTGGCGGTGGATAATTTGGTTGAGAGATTAGCCCGGTGTAAGGCCAAAATTCTGAGGCTTGGTCACCCAGccagagtgctggagtctatacAAAAGCATTCACTGGATGCCATCCTCGCTAACAGTGACAGTACCAACATCATCACTGACATACGCAGAGAAATTGACAAAGCTTTT CTgggaataaaaaagaaaaatgaaaaaggagacCGCGTGAACTACAGGAGGGAACTAGGCGAACTAAGAAAAGAGCTGAAAACCAGGGAAGCAACGGCCATCACCCAGATTCTTAAAAGCGCCGATGTTGTCCTATCAACCAATACAG GTGCATGTGACGACGGGCCTCTAAAATTCCTGCCAGCGGAGCATTTTGATTGGGTGGTGATTGATGAGTGCGCTCAGTCACTGGAGAGCAGCTGCTGGATTAGCCTGCTCCGAGCACGCAAGTGCATTCTGTCCGGAGACTACAAGCAGTTACCGCCTACCATTAAATCACACAC GGCAGCTTCAAAAGGCTTGTCTCTTAGTCTAATGGAGAGACTCATCCAGATGTACGGAGACTCAGTTGTGCGAATGCTCACAGTCCAGTACCGCATGAACAGTGCCATCATGGACTGGGCGTCCAAAGAGATGTACCAAGGAAGACTGACGGCACACAGCTCAGTGGAATCACACTTGTTGAA AGATCTGCCTGGGGTCACCTGTGTCGAAGAAACCAGGACAGCTCTTCTTCTCATCGATACATCTGGCTGCGGTCTGACAGAAATGGAGATCGCAGAAGAGCAATCCAAAGGCAACCAAG GTGAGGTGGACATCGTAGCTCTGCACATTAAAGCCTTGACTGAGGCTGGGGTGAATGCCAAAGACATAGCTGTTATTGCGCCGTACAATTTGCAA GTTGACCTTTTGCGTCAGAAACTTTCTGCAAGGCATCCAGATCTGGAAATCAAGTCAGTGGATGGCTTTCAAGGCAGAGAGAAAGACGCTGTGGTTTTGTCTTTAGTCCGCTCCAATAGAAAAG GTGAAGTCGGATTTCTGGCGGAGGACAGAAGGATAAACGTGGCTGTGACACGTGCGAGACGTCACGTCGCCATCGTGTGTGACACCCAGACTGTTCAAAATCATGCTTTCCTTAAGACTCTGATCCATCATGTCACCGAATGTGGGGAGGTACGGACAGCATTTGAGTACCTACAAGACATTGTCCCACAGAATTACAGTCGtgaccacaaagacacaaagccTTGCAATTTGACCTCACAAAATGTTgagggaaagaaaataaaagcggttcagaagaaaacaaatggaagtaacacaaaaaatagtaaaaaacaCGACAAAACTCTAAAGCCATGTTTGTCGGAGCTCGCTGAggaggaaaagatgaagaaccGACAAAGTGAAATCAGAGAGATGGTGGAAAACTTTCTGAAGAACCTCAGTCAGAGTGAACTAGATTTTCCACCGTCATTCAACTCTCATGACCGCTTGTTGGTGCACCAGATCGCTGAAGAGCTGGGCCTTGCGCACCTGAGTAAAGGCGAGGGGAAAGACAGGTATATCACCGTCTCCAAGCATCTGAGTTCAAAACCAGATCAGCCAACAGAACAAGAGACTGAGGAAAAGGAGCAGGAAAGCGACAAACGTGAGGGAGCTGCAGTTTATCAAGAACAGGACATTCCTCAACCATCCTCAAAAGAATCAAGTCAACCTCCATTAGATcttaaaaaattacatttggagCGAATGAAGAGGGAACAACAGAAAAGGGGAGAAAAGGCTgaacaaaagaagcagcagaCCATTTTGGTTGTTACAAAGAAGTCCACAGCCATTAAAG GAAAGAAGCGAACAAAAGCAAGTGCATGCGACATCGCGGCATCCTCTTCTCCAGGCGACGACTTTGACGCCCTCATCAGTGCCGTGGTGAAGGCAGACAGTGTATGCAGTTTTATCAAGTGTAAAGCCTCCGTGGTAACTCTTGGACAGCTTTGTCTTTTCTGCAAAAGGCAATATTGTCTCAGTCACCACATACCAGAG GTTCATGGCTGTGGAGAGCAAGCAAAGATTCAGGCTCGAATGAGAATAAGCAAGGAGGGAATTCTTTACGCCGGTAGCGGGACGAAAGAAAAATCCATGGACCCCAACAAGAAAGCTTATCTACACAGAAAACTGGACTCTAAACTTAAAGATATGGCAAcacagaggaaaacaaaaaacaaagacaaggaTGGTTAA